A portion of the Ferrimonas lipolytica genome contains these proteins:
- the folK gene encoding 2-amino-4-hydroxy-6-hydroxymethyldihydropteridine diphosphokinase, whose amino-acid sequence MTRIFISLGSNIDAHRHISNGLNDLTATLDNVVISTVYESEAVGFEGDNFLNLVAQADTNLPIAEVVALFKRIEQAHGRILGAKKFAPRTLDLDLLLYGDVCVKEPVELPRAEIFHNAFVLLPLQELWPEGVIPGSSKNLQQLWQQYPQHSQKLWPIAFAWPNSES is encoded by the coding sequence ATGACCCGGATATTTATTAGTTTAGGTTCCAATATTGATGCGCATCGCCACATCAGTAATGGCCTTAATGATCTCACCGCGACCTTAGATAATGTAGTTATCTCGACGGTCTACGAAAGTGAAGCGGTCGGTTTTGAAGGTGATAACTTCCTAAACCTAGTGGCACAAGCAGACACCAATTTACCGATTGCCGAGGTGGTGGCGCTGTTTAAGCGGATTGAGCAAGCCCATGGGCGGATTCTTGGGGCGAAGAAGTTTGCGCCGCGAACCTTAGATCTGGATCTGCTGCTCTATGGCGATGTTTGCGTCAAGGAGCCGGTTGAACTGCCCCGAGCTGAGATCTTCCATAACGCCTTTGTGCTGTTGCCACTGCAAGAGCTATGGCCAGAGGGAGTGATCCCTGGCAGCAGTAAAAATTTACAACAGCTGTGGCAACAGTATCCGCAGCACAGTCAAAAACTGTGGCCGATCGCATTCGCTTGGCCTAATTCAGAAAGTTAA
- the folB gene encoding dihydroneopterin aldolase → MTDTVFIKALDCQAVIGVFDWEKQIRQQLLLDLTIGWNNRPAAATDDYQHALCYDTVAKQVTALVQDQPHELVETVAEKVAALILTEFNAPWVRVTVNKPGAVANASTVGVEIERSRA, encoded by the coding sequence ATGACTGACACAGTATTTATTAAAGCTCTCGATTGCCAAGCGGTGATAGGGGTATTCGATTGGGAAAAGCAGATTCGCCAGCAGCTTCTGTTGGATCTCACCATCGGTTGGAACAACCGCCCAGCGGCGGCCACTGACGATTACCAACATGCGCTCTGTTACGACACCGTTGCCAAGCAGGTCACTGCATTAGTGCAGGACCAACCACATGAGTTGGTGGAAACCGTAGCTGAAAAAGTGGCGGCACTTATCCTTACCGAATTTAACGCCCCTTGGGTACGGGTAACCGTGAACAAGCCTGGTGCGGTTGCTAACGCCAGCACCGTCGGGGTGGAGATTGAGCGGAGTCGCGCATGA
- the plsY gene encoding glycerol-3-phosphate 1-O-acyltransferase PlsY, with the protein MDSPLLLTFTMAIAAYLLGSISSAVLICRVFRLPDPRHSGSGNPGATNVLRLGGKLPAILVLLCDILKGTIPVWGCYFLGLSPWALAAIGVAATLGHIYPIFFGFDGGKGVATALGAIAPIGWELLLALAITWLVVALITRYSSLAAIISCGLAPLFTFFFKAQYTGSVSVLIALILWRHRDNFIRLYKGTEPKLGTKRTTAPEP; encoded by the coding sequence TTGGATAGCCCTCTACTTCTTACCTTTACTATGGCCATTGCTGCCTATTTGTTGGGTTCCATATCAAGCGCTGTATTGATCTGTCGGGTATTTCGGCTACCGGATCCGCGTCATTCCGGCTCAGGCAACCCAGGCGCAACCAATGTACTGCGGTTAGGAGGCAAATTACCGGCCATACTGGTGCTGCTGTGCGATATTCTTAAAGGCACCATCCCTGTATGGGGCTGTTACTTTCTGGGGTTGTCACCTTGGGCATTAGCCGCCATTGGCGTCGCCGCTACGCTTGGGCATATCTACCCAATATTTTTCGGATTTGATGGTGGTAAAGGGGTCGCAACCGCACTGGGCGCAATTGCTCCGATTGGGTGGGAGTTGTTACTTGCTCTGGCAATTACTTGGCTGGTGGTCGCGTTGATCACCCGCTATTCATCACTGGCTGCGATTATTAGCTGCGGTTTAGCACCGCTGTTTACCTTCTTCTTTAAAGCACAATACACCGGTTCTGTATCGGTGCTAATCGCACTGATCCTATGGCGTCATCGCGATAATTTTATTCGTTTGTATAAAGGTACCGAGCCTAAGCTCGGTACCAAACGAACTACTGCCCCGGAACCGTAA
- the tsaD gene encoding tRNA (adenosine(37)-N6)-threonylcarbamoyltransferase complex transferase subunit TsaD: MRILGIETSCDETGIAIYDDAKGLLSETLYSQVKLHADYGGVVPELASRDHVRKIIPLIKQAIAAAGLTKDDIDGVAYTAGPGLVGALMVGACAGRALAFAWGKPAIAVNHMEGHLLAPMLEDTPPSFPFIALLVSGGHTQLVQVDGIGQYQLLGESIDDAAGEAFDKTAKLMGLDYPGGPLLSKLAEEGQTGRYKFPRPMCDRPGLDFSFSGLKTFAANTIAAEPEEAKADIARAFEDAVVDTLAIKCRRAFEQTGINRLVVAGGVSANRHLRKQLAEVMSKRGGEVFYPRPEFCTDNGAMIAFAGMQRLLAGEAQGLSVKTTPRWPLDQLTVPGQ; this comes from the coding sequence ATGCGCATTTTAGGCATCGAAACTTCGTGCGATGAAACCGGTATTGCCATCTACGACGATGCAAAGGGATTGCTGTCAGAAACCCTTTATAGCCAAGTAAAATTGCATGCTGACTACGGAGGGGTAGTACCAGAGTTGGCTTCTCGCGACCATGTTCGCAAGATTATACCACTAATTAAGCAGGCAATCGCAGCGGCTGGCTTAACTAAAGATGATATCGATGGTGTCGCCTACACCGCAGGTCCTGGTTTAGTTGGGGCGTTGATGGTTGGCGCTTGTGCTGGCCGTGCGTTAGCGTTTGCTTGGGGCAAACCGGCAATTGCGGTTAATCATATGGAAGGACACCTGCTGGCGCCGATGCTGGAAGATACACCGCCGTCGTTTCCGTTTATCGCTCTGCTGGTCTCTGGTGGCCATACTCAGTTGGTGCAAGTTGATGGCATCGGCCAATACCAATTACTGGGGGAGTCGATTGATGATGCCGCCGGCGAAGCCTTCGATAAAACCGCCAAGCTGATGGGCCTGGATTACCCCGGTGGCCCGTTGTTGTCGAAATTGGCAGAGGAGGGACAAACTGGTCGTTATAAGTTCCCACGGCCAATGTGTGATCGCCCTGGCCTCGACTTCAGCTTTTCTGGCTTAAAAACGTTTGCGGCTAACACTATTGCTGCTGAACCCGAAGAGGCCAAAGCGGATATTGCGCGCGCCTTTGAAGACGCAGTAGTCGATACCCTTGCTATTAAGTGTCGTCGAGCATTTGAACAAACGGGCATCAACCGTTTAGTGGTTGCTGGTGGTGTGAGCGCCAACCGCCACCTGCGCAAGCAGTTAGCGGAGGTGATGAGTAAGCGTGGTGGTGAGGTGTTCTACCCTCGCCCGGAATTTTGTACCGATAACGGCGCCATGATCGCTTTTGCCGGGATGCAGCGGTTGTTGGCTGGTGAAGCACAAGGCTTAAGCGTTAAAACGACGCCACGATGGCCGCTGGATCAGCTTACGGTTCCGGGGCAGTAG
- the rpsU gene encoding 30S ribosomal protein S21 yields MPVIKVRENEPFDVALRRFKRSCEKAGILSEVRRREHYEKPTTVRKRAKAAASKRQAKKLARENARRVRLY; encoded by the coding sequence ATGCCGGTAATTAAAGTTCGTGAAAATGAGCCCTTCGACGTAGCACTGCGTCGTTTCAAGCGTTCCTGTGAAAAGGCAGGTATCCTGTCTGAAGTTCGTCGTCGTGAGCACTACGAGAAGCCTACTACTGTACGTAAGCGTGCAAAGGCTGCAGCTTCTAAGCGTCAAGCTAAGAAACTGGCTCGCGAAAACGCACGTCGCGTTCGCCTGTACTAA
- a CDS encoding GatB/YqeY domain-containing protein, translating into MTLVEQLKDAMKVAMRAKDKPRLGTIRMALAAVKQIEVDTQTTPDDAETIKLITKLVKQRRDAIKQYEDAGRQDLADAEAAEVVVLQEFLPQQLTEAELEALISKAVADSGVSSMKDMGRVMGLLQSQVQGRADMAVVSKILKAQLA; encoded by the coding sequence ATGACATTAGTCGAGCAACTTAAAGATGCTATGAAAGTAGCCATGCGCGCTAAAGATAAGCCGCGCTTGGGTACTATTCGTATGGCTCTTGCTGCTGTAAAGCAGATTGAAGTAGACACCCAAACCACTCCGGATGATGCGGAAACGATTAAGTTGATTACCAAATTGGTGAAACAACGTCGGGACGCTATCAAGCAGTACGAAGATGCAGGTCGTCAAGACTTGGCGGACGCTGAAGCTGCTGAAGTTGTTGTACTGCAAGAATTCTTGCCACAACAGCTGACCGAAGCGGAACTGGAGGCCCTGATCAGTAAAGCTGTAGCCGACAGCGGTGTCAGCTCGATGAAGGATATGGGTAGAGTGATGGGCCTGCTGCAAAGCCAGGTTCAAGGGCGTGCTGATATGGCCGTGGTGAGCAAAATTTTAAAAGCTCAACTGGCGTAA